The following DNA comes from Musa acuminata AAA Group cultivar baxijiao chromosome BXJ1-4, Cavendish_Baxijiao_AAA, whole genome shotgun sequence.
TTCAATTTTCTTGCCAACTCTACTTCAGTAGAAGCTGCACCAGGAAGAATGTGACTATCTCTGCACATAGCTTGATCAATAATGAGAAAAAGCATGTTATAGATGGTGTGGTTAATCATGGTGATTTCTATATTAACCATCCTAAAATTGTCAAGTGACCAACCATTGGACGACACATCGGAGagtttattttcatcatttgtaAGAAGACTCACCTTATATGTATTCACACCATCGTCAACAGCTCTCTTAAGATCATCCAGTATACCATCAGGACTTCCTTGTAACACCACTGTAGAAACTGAGTTTCCacctcaaaaatttaaatttgttaCCTGTAAAAAAGGAAATGAAAAATTAACATGAAAATTCAGCAACTTTCCAGCCGACTTGTCAGATGCAAGATCCAGGGGATCTCACTGTGGTCAACATGTCATCCTCAATGAAAGTCTCTGAAGATAAGATGCAAGTTAGGGGTGGTGAAACAAATTACAAGAGTATACTGGGATCAGCTACCAGGCATCAGGCACAGCCAAACACAATTCCGGATATTCTTATCTTAAAACTGAGCTTGAAATACTGAGGATCCAATCTATAAGCATGAAAGTGTTTGCCAGAGACATGAAAGATCACATCATAGCCTTCCTGATTATCCAAAAGTGCATTGAAGTGTATTCCAGTGTCTGAATATGGAACTTGTATAGATTGGAGTCTGGTTGAGTCCATTATAGACACCACCACAATGACAGTACATTTAATATTTAAGCAATCTTCCTTAGGGTAATCCAATGTTTCAAGAGCAGCTCGCCTGAAAAAGCTCTTGTAACCCCTGAAGAATATTAATGTAAAAGTACATTATGAAGGAAACAATAGAAGTCTGCACCTAAAACACTCTTGGCAAAGTGCATCAAGCGAAATAGATATCAGCATAATTTTTGCACTCACATTTGAAAAATGCCAAGGGAAACAGAAGATCATAGTTAAAAGGATTTATCTGTGTGTGTATATCATATTGTTCTCATTCTTtggatattatttttattgaggCCTACACAGTCATGCCAATTCAAGCATAATTATCTACTAAACTCGCAGCTACAGAGGAGGATGAGACGAATCTAATGTTGCTAATAGCATGCTCTAATCAAAGGCCATTTTCCACATGAATAATCCTCTTGGAAGTCGAGAATTGCTGGTTCACCCTTTCAAGAACACATGATAGACTAGCAGCTAGGGAACATATGCCAAGTATCCAAATGCCATAACATCTAAAGGGATTGAGTTGATTAACACTTAAGCAATAAGCTGACTATAGGCAAGCTTTCTATTTCACAAAGAAATTCTATTATTGTGAATATATATCCATTGAAATGTTAGAAATCATTTAAGATCCACAAGTCATCAATGATTTACCACAATTCGCCAGCATAATATCATCACCCATAATCATTACTAGATCATACTGAAAAGGAAGATAACCATGAAAGGAAGAGAATAATAAGCAAGATCTGTCAGCAACTGAAAAGCCATGAGTATTGATTATGTTGAATGTATATGAGCTGTACAATTGCATActgtcaaaaaaacaaaaaaagactaGCCCGACAATTTAAAATTTCGACTGAAACCATACAAGTCTCTCCATGGTTTCACGAGTAGCCTGTGTTTGAGGATGTTCACAGCCATATATAACCTCCTTGATGCCAACAGCAGTCCTACAAAGCTGCTCCCCGATGTCATATTGTCCCCCTTGTAGCATCAACTTTGCTCTTGTTTCTAAAAGAATTGCTCTCAGACTTGCAAGATCAAGATAAATAAGTGGATCAGACTCTATAGATGATCGAGACCTGGGATTCTTCGGGCACTTAGTTTTATGTTGAGCAGTGGTGGCTTTGGACAGAAAAGATTCCTCCAAGGCTTCCAATGCTTCAGTTGATACACGTAGAAGCTCTAGGGCAGCATTGCAGAGGGAAAAATTTGTAAAAGTGAGTGAAGCTAGGGGCAGGGCAAATCTTCTGATGAAGGACAACAGATCTCGTTCTGGAAGATCGATAACCCCAGGATCTATGCCAAATTTAAACAGCAAGAAGCAAGCTGACCATATATGATCAGCATGTTCCTGTAAATTCCCTTCCTTCTCAATTGCCTTTATAATTGAAATTGCACTATTGTTATCATCTCTTTCACGGGCATAGATCTTAATGATACTGTGAAAAGAAATATGTCCCATTCTAGTGCTTTCTCTTGCTACCGAAAACCTTACTAGCGTGGATGAGGCTTCAGCTTCCGAAATATTAACATTCAATTCTCTGGCTGTGcaggaaagaaaatgaaagcaccTTTTGAAAAACCTTGTGCGACAATGCTTTGCAGATGCAGCAATTGCCAGCATGGAGATTGGGATCGCTGATGGTGCAAACCAATTGCTAACGCCCACCATCTTTGTGGCCAACTTGCTAGGCTTCTGTGCATTATCCAATATAGAAAAGCACACATCTAGAAGCTGAACAAGAGCAGGGTTCTGTTTCATAACGAGATCTTCTTTCCTACTAAATTTCAGTTCTCTATATGGCACTTGATTTATCATGTCCAATAGTTTGAGTGGACCTATCGGCAGCTCAGATACAATTGCTCTTACAAGTGCTAGACCCAGAGGTAACCTACCTAGTTTCTCTTCGATGATCCTCAGAGcattggcatcttctgttgggagTTCCGTTACCCTCCCCTTCATCAGGATCATTGCCTCTGCAGCAGACAAGTACGAAAGCCTCAAGGGCATGATATTCAGAACTCGAGGAAGACGAGATGAGATAATAATGTGTGTCTCTCCACCAAAACGAGGCAAAAGTTCCATTATGCTACTCCCATCCCACCAATCCTTCTCACTTTCCAAGTTATCAATCACTAGAAGGAAAGGGATGTCTCGCATGAGCTCCCTTCGCACCTTTCCAATAGCATCTGCCTCCAGCTCCTTGAAGCTTCTTGGCCCATTTCTTCGTGAGAACATCTCGGTCCCAATGGCAACATCAACGCCCAGCAAAGGCAACAACTTTAAGTAGTTTTGGCGGAGATATCTTGACTCTCCACCAACCCATAATACCCTTTTGTAGCTCTGAGAGAACTTGTATGCAAACTCGAGCAACAGCTCTGTTTTGCCAATGCCCGAGTCACCACAGATGCAGGCAACACCTCTTCGATACGACATACTCATTGCATTTCTTGTCCTTCTGTGCCTCACAGGCAATTCACTGCTCCAAGTGCCCTGCATCTCTATCTCTTCCTCTGATTCTTTCCAAACAACAGGTTCCTTACCCTTAGCCTTTATCTCCACATTCTTCTTTGCTATTCTTCCTTTCTGTGTTCCGCTGCTGCTCGTGCTATTTTTGGCCATAACAGTGTCTCTTCTATGTGTATCACGAGTTCTGATCTCGATATATTCCTCTGGATTTCCTTCGAAGTCTCCAAATAGCATCATTTCGAGCTTGGCAAGCTCGCTCTTCCTTCCAACAAAATTAATGTTTCGTGGAAATGGGAGTTCCTCCACTGCCATCTCCCTCCACCTCTGCACCTTCTCCACCATGCTCCTCCGGCCTAATTGCGTCCCCAAGAGTAATACCGCATCGAAGATTCTGTCCCTAAAGTTGCCAGGATTCACTTCCAGCATCACGGCGGAGCGCGAGACTCCATCCACCACCTGCTTCCAATCTTCCTCGATGCCACCGTACGCATTCCAGAGCCGACCTCCGAATCTCTCCCACAATTCTCCTTTCCTCTCAATTACGTCCCTCGCGGTGCAATCCCCCTGCGACAGCCCGAAGAAGACGGGAACCAGGTTCTTCCGCTCGAGGAACCACCGCATCTCCTCCACGACATAAGGGTTGGAGAACGACTTCCTCGTGACGAGGACCACGCCGACGGCCGCAGCGTCCATCGCCACTTTGGCCACGCTGTGCGCGTGGGCATCGCGGCACCTGCGCCGGTCGACGGCGAAGCAGCGCAAGCCCTGCATCTCGAGCTCAGCTCGCAGCCACTTCACGAAGCGGAGTAGGGGGGCCCGGCGGCCGCAGAAACCAAGATAGACATCGCAACTCTTCACCCTCGGAAAAGGAGAGTACGAGTTTAGCGGGCTACGATTGGAGGAGGTGCTGTCGGAGGCGATGGCGACGACGGGTTTGGGTGGCGAGGGCGATGAGTGGGTGGCCGAATCGAAGGCGGAAGAGGGGCAAGAAGACGCCATGAGAGATGCTAAGCGGTTTATGGCAGCAAAAGTTGCATATAAATGTAATCTAGTATAtgtacatagagagagagagaagcaaattAGGGATTTGGGGGATTAATTTGCAGGGACGTGAACAAGGAAGGAAGGTAATCCAAAAAGAGATATAGTGAAGATTTTGGAGGTGTTTGGGGGAAACCTTCCTATTTTGTAGATCAAAAAGGAGGGATGGAAGCAGCGAAGGCAAACATGGGGAGGAGAGCGGCCGCATTGGCCGCCGGCCCTGTTCACAGCCTGATCCCTAAGCCTGCTGCCAAGCGGAATATGACCGCCCATTCCGAAGGAGGAAGAAGGCGGCGGCAGATATCGGAGCTGATGAATGCGGGTTCGGGTCCAACCCGAATCCGAAATCGATCTGGTCAAGTCTGAGCTAAGcccaatccaatccaatccaattTGGCACCATATTGACATCCTTCATATGTATCATAGTATAACAAAGAggattaagaatataaataaatatgaagAGCCCTTCAAGTCTCCTTTTACATCCAATTTGAAGCTAATTTTATATCTTTGCCATAAGATCAATGCAACCAtctccattcttttttctttcaggTGGTCTCAAGCTCTAATTATCTTTTCCAGAAGAACAAGCTTGGAAGATAGAAGCAAATATGGTAGAAATTTTGTTGCCAAAAGTGAAATATTTTCTAATTTAATTGAAATGTTCTCTTCATATAGTTCTTCTTTTGGAAGAAAAACACACACAATGAGCTGCTCAAACTAGCTTGACTCCATTAAGGAATTAATGCCCACTTCATGTCTAACATTAACCCTAAACtcagtctatatatatatatatatatctttctcaTGGGACTGAGTGGTTTCTAGTAATCTTCTAAGGGTTGGATTAGTACAGTCGAGATTAGCTTGAGTTCAACTCGACAGCTTCATTCGCCTCAAGGAAACATATGCTAAGAATCGGTAAGCAAACACCATGGCGATCATGGCAGCGACTTCCATGACTCCATTGTCGAGATGGTTGACATTCAGATGCGGGGGGACATGGTCATACTGCACCTTCAGGAGGAGTCTGTAAGAGTGGTAGTTGAAGGAGATGAAGCGAAGCCATGAAATGAATGCAGGAACTCTCTGCAGATTTGTCAGTAGCAGATGCATGTAAGCCATGAGGTTACAGAGTAGTTGTGGCAAGATTTCTGCATCACTGGGTGCTTACCTTCACAAAGAATCCTCCAGCCAGCATGAAGGTCATCACTGTCACTGAAGCTAGAGTGGTTGCCTGCTTGATGTTCATGAATGAGGCGCCGATAGCTAACCCCAGCCCCTGCCAGATTTGCCAAACATCCGGTCAAAAGGCCAAGAATTGATGTAGAAATGCTGTGTCAGGAAGTATGCAGATTGTGATCCTGTAACATACAACATACCTGAGCAGCAACAATGCTGAGGAAGACAACAAGCATACTGAGAAAGAAGTGTTCGATACTGAGCCTCAGGCCTGCCATGAAATAGACAATTAGCAGAAATATGATGGGTAGGAGGAGGTCTAATGGCAGATCGCTTGTCGTCCTGGCGATGAAGTATGCGCTGAGCCTGTACATGTCGACTGCTCTTTCCTTGTTCAGCATTGCTCTTTCTTGAGGGAATGTGAAGATCGCTGTGAAGACCGGGAAGAATCCCCAGAAGACAGAAATGAAGAACAGCAAACCAGCCTGCAGTGTTTCATCTCCAATTGTAGATTCTTAGATAGCTCATACTCTTCAGATGAACTACTCGATGATCGTTTTACTGTTGTTGTTCTCATGAATTGTGTTGATGATAGTGTTCTCAAGAATTGCATGTAATGTAGAAAGTGTTGTTACCTGATCTTCTTGACCTATTTGAGTCGCAATGTTTGAGTGCCACCAGAGCAAACCAAGGATCACTGCAATTGCAAGAACTTGAGTGATCCTCATCCAGCTCAAGTAATCATGCCTTCTTTCTTTCAGTCCTCTCCAGAAAAGAATGGAGTACTGCTGCCACCAGCTTGCTCCCcaatctctttttgttgatgacaatgtaaTCTTCATATCTTCGCTTATAGGAAGCGGCGCAAGAAGCTTCTTCTTCTGCTTGTCTGCAACTCGAGTCTCGTAAGTCTCCACCAGGTACTGTTTCATTGATTGTTGCGGGAGCTATAAGCTTATACCATCTGTTTTCTGCCAAGAAAAACTAGAAGTAGACGAGCTTTTACCTCATGCACATCTTCCGGCGATGGCTTGGCATTTCTTGTGCTGCCTCCCAAATTTCTTGACTGCACTTTCTCCTCCAATTCTGATGGCAGAGTGACATCATTTATGTTGCCGTTTGCAAGATCTAGCAGGAACTCTGCTGGGTTCATTGCAATGAGGGGAACACATCCGATAGATGCAAAGTAAGCCATGGCTTTGGATGCTCTTCCGAAGAACAGCAAACTTCCCCTTCCAAGTAGAATCAGCTTGTCAAATCTATGGAAGAGTCTGCTTGATGGTTGATGAATTGTAGTCACCACTGTTTTGCCAGACTGCAACAGATGCAAGCAAGACTTGTTAGGCCTTTTGCAGCACAAACCATGTGTTCTTGCATTCCACAAGGCTAAAAGCTAAAACTCACAGTGAATCATTTATGTTTATCTTCTCCTCTCTGAATTATTAATAAATATCCTGTTGTTAGAAATGGTATTTGTTTTCTGCATGAAACCAAAAAGGGGAACAGATTCGATCGGCTACACTCTCAACTTGTCTGGTTCATTAACTCCTCACGACATAGGTTTGGAGATCTCTCTACTCCTTGTGAGCATAACAAAGATCATAAGCAGAATGATCACCTCAGCTATGTCATTCAACACTTGGATTGTTCTTAGGGCTGTTGTCGAATCCAGACCAGATGTAGGTTCATCAAGAAACAGCAAAGATGGATTCATTATGATCTCATTTCCGATGCACACCCTCTTCCTCTCTCCACCTGAAACTCCTCTTACGAAGGATCCTCCAATGATGGTATCTTGGCACCTGCACATTGTTACCGAATCAGAGGAGACATCAGTCGATGTCAGGCAAGAATCTATGTTTTACCTCTCGAGCCCGAGCTCGTAGATCACATTCATGGCCCTCTCTTCCTTCTGCCTTCTGGTCATTGTCCTCGGAAGTCGAAGGAGAGCCGCATACGTCAACGTTTCTCTTACGGTGAGATGAGCGAATAGAACATCATCCTGAGTCACGAACCCGATCCTGAAAATTGACTTCACTCCTATAATCTTATCATCTTCATTTAGCCACTGATGTAACTGATAGGAGAGCATGCAATGGTGAGCTCGGTTCATTCTGTACCTGCTCTTTAGCGACTTGGCGTACGGCTCATCGTTGTAAGTGATGGATCCTTGAACGACGTTGTCGGCTGTTCTTCCGGAGAGGAGGCTGAGGAGCGTGGTCTTCCCACTGCCGGAAGGACCCATCAAGGCCAAGAGTTCTCCAGGTTTGGCTGAACCTGTGATGCCTTGGAGGATATCTTTCTCGTTGGTTCTCGTAATTCCTCTGAGGATTACCTTGTATCTGACCTCTGTAAACTGCAGAATTCACAGCATGAACTGCGGGATTAGATGAAGAAGAACTGTTTCTCTTCAGGACAGCAGGAAATCCAAGTGCTACCTTCACATATATGGGATACGTTGTCTCTGACATCAGCCTTTTTCGAGATCTTCCAGGCTCGAGATCAATTCCTGCGGGCAAGCATATCACGAGCATCGACATCTGCCTTACACTGGCATCTACTAACTTTTTTGCGAGGAGCAGATGTTGTTGTTACCTTTGTCACCGCCAGTGAGAGCAGTGATGTCAGAAACAATGTCTTCAGGGAGAGCAGTGAAGCCagtgaaggagaaggagaagcccAGACTCGCACTGGAGGCTCGGCTCAAGCTTCCACCACTGCCACCGTCTTCGCAGTCCACCTTCATGTGTCCACTTCGCGTGCTTCTCAGGTGGTGTCCTGCTTTCGTGGCTGGCGAAGATCCCACCAGCTTCTTCCCCAGGCTCGACTTCCTCGACAAGCTCGGACCGCCATTAGCGTCTGCGACCGGCATGGATTCAGCTGATGGAGTGGGGCTCAGAGTCGGTGGCCGTGGTGGTGCCATCTCCAGTTGGTCTGACTTGGTCCTGGCGATCCCACCTGCTGCTGAATCCATCTCGACACACCTCAATTCTTCTGTTCATAGGATATGATGAG
Coding sequences within:
- the LOC135657155 gene encoding uncharacterized protein LOC135657155; amino-acid sequence: MASSCPSSAFDSATHSSPSPPKPVVAIASDSTSSNRSPLNSYSPFPRVKSCDVYLGFCGRRAPLLRFVKWLRAELEMQGLRCFAVDRRRCRDAHAHSVAKVAMDAAAVGVVLVTRKSFSNPYVVEEMRWFLERKNLVPVFFGLSQGDCTARDVIERKGELWERFGGRLWNAYGGIEEDWKQVVDGVSRSAVMLEVNPGNFRDRIFDAVLLLGTQLGRRSMVEKVQRWREMAVEELPFPRNINFVGRKSELAKLEMMLFGDFEGNPEEYIEIRTRDTHRRDTVMAKNSTSSSGTQKGRIAKKNVEIKAKGKEPVVWKESEEEIEMQGTWSSELPVRHRRTRNAMSMSYRRGVACICGDSGIGKTELLLEFAYKFSQSYKRVLWVGGESRYLRQNYLKLLPLLGVDVAIGTEMFSRRNGPRSFKELEADAIGKVRRELMRDIPFLLVIDNLESEKDWWDGSSIMELLPRFGGETHIIISSRLPRVLNIMPLRLSYLSAAEAMILMKGRVTELPTEDANALRIIEEKLGRLPLGLALVRAIVSELPIGPLKLLDMINQVPYRELKFSRKEDLVMKQNPALVQLLDVCFSILDNAQKPSKLATKMVGVSNWFAPSAIPISMLAIAASAKHCRTRFFKRCFHFLSCTARELNVNISEAEASSTLVRFSVARESTRMGHISFHSIIKIYARERDDNNSAISIIKAIEKEGNLQEHADHIWSACFLLFKFGIDPGVIDLPERDLLSFIRRFALPLASLTFTNFSLCNAALELLRVSTEALEALEESFLSKATTAQHKTKCPKNPRSRSSIESDPLIYLDLASLRAILLETRAKLMLQGGQYDIGEQLCRTAVGIKEVIYGCEHPQTQATRETMERLVWFQSKF
- the LOC103975382 gene encoding ABC transporter G family member 22-like isoform X2; the encoded protein is MHFKPQFNGRDRLRTLSLDKSILIMKGALIITVALKQELRCVEMDSAAGGIARTKSDQLEMAPPRPPTLSPTPSAESMPVADANGGPSLSRKSSLGKKLVGSSPATKAGHHLRSTRSGHMKVDCEDGGSGGSLSRASSASLGFSFSFTGFTALPEDIVSDITALTGGDKGIDLEPGRSRKRLMSETTYPIYVKFTEVRYKVILRGITRTNEKDILQGITGSAKPGELLALMGPSGSGKTTLLSLLSGRTADNVVQGSITYNDEPYAKSLKSRIGFVTQDDVLFAHLTVRETLTYAALLRLPRTMTRRQKEERAMNVIYELGLERCQDTIIGGSFVRGVSGGERKRVCIGNEIIMNPSLLFLDEPTSGLDSTTALRTIQVLNDIAESGKTVVTTIHQPSSRLFHRFDKLILLGRGSLLFFGRASKAMAYFASIGCVPLIAMNPAEFLLDLANGNINDVTLPSELEEKVQSRNLGGSTRNAKPSPEDVHEYLVETYETRVADKQKKKLLAPLPISEDMKITLSSTKRDWGASWWQQYSILFWRGLKERRHDYLSWMRITQVLAIAVILGLLWWHSNIATQIGQEDQAGLLFFISVFWGFFPVFTAIFTFPQERAMLNKERAVDMYRLSAYFIARTTSDLPLDLLLPIIFLLIVYFMAGLRLSIEHFFLSMLVVFLSIVAAQGLGLAIGASFMNIKQATTLASVTVMTFMLAGGFFVKRVPAFISWLRFISFNYHSYRLLLKVQYDHVPPHLNVNHLDNGVMEVAAMIAMVFAYRFLAYVSLRRMKLSS
- the LOC103975382 gene encoding ABC transporter G family member 22-like isoform X1, which produces MRGGSCIKGGGEVNLVASSWPSIALPHPHSFSEELRCVEMDSAAGGIARTKSDQLEMAPPRPPTLSPTPSAESMPVADANGGPSLSRKSSLGKKLVGSSPATKAGHHLRSTRSGHMKVDCEDGGSGGSLSRASSASLGFSFSFTGFTALPEDIVSDITALTGGDKGIDLEPGRSRKRLMSETTYPIYVKFTEVRYKVILRGITRTNEKDILQGITGSAKPGELLALMGPSGSGKTTLLSLLSGRTADNVVQGSITYNDEPYAKSLKSRIGFVTQDDVLFAHLTVRETLTYAALLRLPRTMTRRQKEERAMNVIYELGLERCQDTIIGGSFVRGVSGGERKRVCIGNEIIMNPSLLFLDEPTSGLDSTTALRTIQVLNDIAESGKTVVTTIHQPSSRLFHRFDKLILLGRGSLLFFGRASKAMAYFASIGCVPLIAMNPAEFLLDLANGNINDVTLPSELEEKVQSRNLGGSTRNAKPSPEDVHEYLVETYETRVADKQKKKLLAPLPISEDMKITLSSTKRDWGASWWQQYSILFWRGLKERRHDYLSWMRITQVLAIAVILGLLWWHSNIATQIGQEDQAGLLFFISVFWGFFPVFTAIFTFPQERAMLNKERAVDMYRLSAYFIARTTSDLPLDLLLPIIFLLIVYFMAGLRLSIEHFFLSMLVVFLSIVAAQGLGLAIGASFMNIKQATTLASVTVMTFMLAGGFFVKRVPAFISWLRFISFNYHSYRLLLKVQYDHVPPHLNVNHLDNGVMEVAAMIAMVFAYRFLAYVSLRRMKLSS